Proteins from a genomic interval of Diaphorobacter sp. HDW4A:
- a CDS encoding IS3 family transposase (programmed frameshift), giving the protein MNSKANKFSPEVRERAVHLVQECRSSYSSLWAACESIAPKIGCSVTTLNSWVQRVEIDAGQRPGLTTDEREHLRQLEREVKELRRANDILKAASAFFGPGGARPLHQELIDFVDRYRGAYGVEPICRLLQIAPSGYRCRVQQRACPWLRCKRSQSDAGHCSDIQRVWHANWQVYGVVKVWKQMHREGLPIARYTVQRLMRRLGLQGARRGKKVRTTLPDAARPCPLDLVNRQFKAQRPDQLWVSDFTYVSTWQGQMFVAFVIDVYARQIVGWRVSSHMRTDFVMDALEQALHARQPQQGSRLIHHSDRGSQYVSVRYTERLAEAGLMPSVGSTGDSYDNALAETINGLYKTEVIYKRGPWKTRESLELATLQWVHWFNHDRLLEPIGHIPPAEAEANYGRQRAANPVQADACTSTI; this is encoded by the exons ATGAACAGTAAAGCCAATAAATTCTCGCCAGAAGTGCGTGAACGCGCAGTCCACCTGGTGCAGGAGTGCCGCTCCAGCTATTCATCGTTATGGGCGGCCTGTGAATCCATTGCGCCCAAGATTGGTTGCAGCGTCACCACGTTGAACAGTTGGGTCCAGCGTGTTGAGATTGACGCAGGACAGCGTCCTGGATTGACCACAGATGAGCGTGAACATCTCAGGCAACTCGAGCGCGAAGTCAAGGAGCTGCGTCGGGCCAACGACATCCTGAAGGCTGCGAGCGCTTTTTTCG GCCCAGGCGGAGCTCGACCGTTGCATCAAGAGTTGATTGACTTCGTCGACAGGTATCGAGGTGCCTATGGGGTCGAGCCAATTTGCAGGCTGCTGCAGATTGCCCCGTCGGGCTACAGGTGCAGGGTTCAGCAAAGAGCCTGCCCCTGGCTGCGCTGCAAGCGCAGCCAATCCGATGCCGGGCACTGTAGTGATATTCAACGTGTCTGGCATGCCAATTGGCAGGTCTACGGGGTCGTCAAAGTCTGGAAGCAGATGCACCGAGAGGGCTTGCCAATTGCCCGCTATACCGTGCAGCGCCTGATGCGAAGGCTTGGGCTGCAAGGAGCGCGCAGAGGCAAGAAGGTCCGAACCACTCTGCCTGATGCAGCCAGGCCATGTCCACTGGACTTGGTCAATCGCCAGTTCAAAGCACAGCGCCCAGACCAGCTTTGGGTGTCTGACTTCACCTATGTCTCGACATGGCAAGGCCAGATGTTTGTGGCTTTTGTGATTGACGTCTATGCCCGCCAGATTGTGGGTTGGCGAGTCAGCAGCCACATGCGGACCGATTTTGTGATGGATGCATTGGAGCAAGCGCTGCACGCAAGACAGCCGCAGCAAGGGTCCCGACTGATTCACCACTCGGACAGAGGTAGTCAATACGTTTCAGTGCGCTATACCGAGCGTTTGGCAGAAGCGGGGCTCATGCCATCTGTAGGCAGTACAGGTGATTCCTACGATAACGCCCTGGCGGAGACTATCAACGGCTTGTACAAAACGGAGGTCATCTACAAACGTGGGCCGTGGAAAACGCGTGAATCACTGGAGCTGGCAACGCTGCAGTGGGTGCATTGGTTTAACCACGACAGACTACTGGAGCCCATAGGGCATATACCGCCGGCAGAAGCTGAGGCAAACTACGGGCGGCAGCGAGCTGCCAACCCTGTGCAGGCTGACGCCTGTACTTCAACAATCTAG
- a CDS encoding SpoVR family protein produces MNLSQYPALARRSGASHHARPGVANDRAPRSVPSMPRPAGQRPDQPLPDPTDWTFELIERYHAVIAATAERFGLDTYPNQLEVISAEQMMDAYASIGMPVGYRHWSYGKEYLATERRYRRGHMGLAYEIVINSNPCISYLMEENTTAMQALVIAHAAYGHNSFFKNNYLFGMWTDAGSIIDYLVYARDFIAQCEERHGLESVEQWLDSCHALSSLGVDRYQRPSKKSLARELAEREQREAYAQQQVNELWRTLPVRPDKDNTARENERFPKEPEENILYFIEKNAPMLEPWQREIVRIVRKIAQYFYPQRQTQVMNEGWATFWHYTLLSTMYDEGWLTDGVMIEWLSSHTNVIYQPPAGHRAYSGINPYALGFAMYRDIQRICQAPTEEDRIWFPDLAGTPWLPALHYAMQNFKDESFIGQYLSPHLIRDMRLFAIHDDDREGELLVSAIHDEDGYRTLRHTLSQQYDLGAREPNIQVWNVNRRGDRCLTLRHTQYQGRPLADDALEVLKHVARLWGFGVQLETASADGDMPFLMHSVTAPPAQGT; encoded by the coding sequence ATGAACCTGTCCCAATACCCTGCGCTGGCACGCCGTTCAGGCGCATCTCATCACGCAAGGCCCGGCGTAGCGAATGACCGCGCGCCGCGCAGCGTGCCATCGATGCCCCGCCCCGCTGGCCAGCGCCCGGACCAGCCCCTGCCCGACCCGACCGACTGGACCTTCGAGCTCATCGAGCGCTACCACGCGGTCATTGCCGCCACGGCAGAGCGCTTTGGCCTTGACACCTACCCCAACCAGTTGGAAGTGATTTCCGCCGAGCAGATGATGGATGCCTACGCCAGCATCGGCATGCCCGTCGGCTACCGGCACTGGAGCTACGGCAAAGAATACCTGGCCACGGAGCGCCGCTACCGACGCGGCCACATGGGCCTCGCCTACGAGATCGTCATCAACTCCAACCCCTGCATCAGCTATCTCATGGAGGAAAACACCACTGCCATGCAGGCCTTGGTGATCGCCCATGCAGCCTACGGACACAACAGCTTCTTCAAGAACAACTACCTGTTTGGCATGTGGACCGACGCGGGTAGCATCATCGACTATCTGGTCTACGCTCGCGACTTCATCGCGCAATGCGAGGAGCGCCACGGACTCGAGTCCGTCGAGCAGTGGCTGGACTCCTGCCATGCGCTCTCCAGCCTGGGGGTGGACCGCTACCAGCGTCCATCCAAGAAAAGTCTGGCCCGAGAACTCGCGGAGCGCGAGCAGCGCGAAGCCTACGCACAGCAACAGGTGAACGAGTTGTGGCGCACCCTGCCGGTGCGCCCCGACAAGGACAACACCGCCCGCGAGAACGAACGCTTTCCGAAGGAGCCCGAGGAAAACATCCTCTACTTCATCGAAAAGAACGCCCCCATGCTAGAGCCTTGGCAGCGCGAGATCGTGCGCATTGTGCGCAAGATCGCACAGTATTTCTACCCTCAGCGCCAGACTCAGGTGATGAACGAAGGCTGGGCCACCTTCTGGCACTACACGCTGCTCAGCACGATGTATGACGAAGGCTGGCTGACCGACGGCGTGATGATCGAATGGCTGTCGTCGCACACCAACGTGATCTACCAGCCCCCCGCTGGACACCGCGCCTACTCCGGAATCAACCCCTATGCGCTGGGCTTTGCCATGTACCGCGACATCCAGCGCATCTGCCAGGCACCCACGGAAGAAGACCGCATATGGTTCCCAGACCTGGCCGGAACACCCTGGCTGCCCGCCCTGCACTACGCCATGCAGAACTTCAAGGATGAAAGCTTCATCGGCCAGTACCTGAGCCCACACCTCATCCGCGACATGCGCCTGTTCGCCATCCACGACGACGACCGCGAAGGCGAACTGCTGGTCAGTGCCATCCACGACGAAGACGGCTACCGGACCCTGCGCCACACCCTCTCACAACAATACGACCTCGGTGCACGCGAGCCCAACATCCAGGTATGGAACGTGAACCGCCGCGGCGACCGCTGCCTTACCCTGCGCCACACCCAATACCAAGGACGACCGCTGGCCGACGACGCACTGGAAGTGCTCAAGCATGTCGCCCGGCTGTGGGGCTTCGGCGTTCAACTGGAAACCGCCAGCGCAGATGGGGACATGCCGTTTCTGATGCACTCGGTCACTGCACCACCTGCACAGGGGACTTGA
- a CDS encoding amino acid permease: MTTETSSCPPEAVGNHNALSSALKTRHLTMMSIAGVIGAALFVGSGSVISQAGPATVLAYLAGGILVILIMRMLGEMATSSPDTGSFSTYAEKAIGRWAGFTIGWLYWWFWTLLMAWEGYVAGMILHDWFPMVSINVFTALMTALLIIVNFLQVRNYGEFEFWFALIKVIAITAFISLGVLAVFRLWPLGETGGFTNLTAHGGFMPKGIESLAVALLGVMFAFLGAEIVTIAASEAKNPTDQIVRATNSVVWRICLFYIGSIFLIVCLVPWNDPLLGQSGYGAYRRTLELLGVPGARWIMSGVVLTSVSSCFISAHYTCSRMLYSLAKRGDAPAALQLTRSNGTPIYAVIASCVMAVGIAVLNFFDSLRPRDILDMLMNTTGMIALLVYLVVAFSQLKMRRKLEAEGREIRLKMWLFPWLTYLVIVFIIVALVVMLFVDRYRPLVLSTGGAALVIVAAGVFVHRRAAHRQRSRRDVFAGAGSAGRTVA, translated from the coding sequence ATGACCACAGAGACCAGCTCCTGCCCGCCCGAGGCTGTGGGCAACCACAATGCGCTCAGCAGCGCGCTCAAGACGCGCCATCTCACCATGATGTCCATCGCGGGCGTCATCGGTGCAGCGCTGTTCGTCGGCTCGGGCAGCGTCATCTCGCAGGCCGGACCAGCCACGGTGCTCGCCTATCTGGCGGGCGGCATTCTCGTCATCCTCATCATGCGCATGCTCGGCGAGATGGCCACCTCGTCGCCCGATACCGGTTCGTTCTCCACCTACGCAGAAAAAGCCATTGGCCGCTGGGCCGGCTTCACCATCGGCTGGCTGTACTGGTGGTTCTGGACGCTGCTCATGGCCTGGGAGGGCTATGTCGCCGGAATGATCCTGCACGACTGGTTCCCGATGGTGAGCATCAACGTCTTCACTGCGCTGATGACGGCTCTGCTCATCATCGTGAACTTCCTGCAGGTGCGCAATTACGGCGAGTTTGAGTTCTGGTTTGCACTCATCAAAGTCATCGCCATCACCGCCTTCATCTCACTTGGCGTGCTGGCCGTGTTCAGGCTCTGGCCGCTGGGTGAAACAGGGGGCTTCACGAACCTCACCGCGCACGGTGGCTTCATGCCCAAGGGCATCGAGTCGTTGGCCGTCGCGCTGCTCGGCGTGATGTTCGCGTTTCTCGGTGCCGAGATCGTCACCATCGCCGCATCGGAAGCGAAGAACCCCACCGATCAGATCGTGCGCGCCACCAACTCCGTGGTCTGGCGCATCTGTCTGTTCTACATCGGCTCGATCTTTCTGATCGTCTGTCTCGTGCCCTGGAACGACCCGCTGCTTGGCCAATCCGGCTACGGTGCCTACCGCCGCACGCTGGAGCTGCTCGGTGTTCCCGGCGCACGCTGGATCATGAGCGGCGTGGTGCTCACCTCGGTCAGCAGCTGCTTCATCTCCGCCCACTACACCTGCTCGCGCATGCTGTATTCGCTCGCCAAGCGCGGCGATGCACCCGCCGCGTTGCAGCTCACCCGCAGCAACGGCACGCCGATCTACGCCGTGATCGCCTCCTGCGTCATGGCCGTCGGCATCGCTGTGCTCAACTTTTTCGACTCCCTGCGCCCGCGCGACATCCTCGACATGCTGATGAACACCACCGGGATGATCGCGCTGCTGGTTTACCTCGTGGTCGCCTTCTCCCAACTCAAGATGCGCCGCAAACTAGAAGCCGAAGGCCGCGAGATCCGCCTGAAGATGTGGCTGTTCCCCTGGCTCACGTATCTGGTGATCGTGTTCATCATCGTCGCTTTGGTGGTGATGCTGTTTGTGGATCGGTACCGACCACTGGTGCTGTCCACGGGCGGTGCGGCGTTGGTGATTGTGGCGGCAGGGGTGTTTGTGCATCGGCGTGCGGCGCATCGCCAAAGGAGCCGTAGGGATGTCTTCGCCGGAGCGGGAAGTGCTGGGCGGACGGTTGCTTAG
- a CDS encoding IPTL-CTERM sorting domain-containing protein, whose translation MMKKWFGTVLVAACTLGFSAMAQAAPYKWTFTGVTFDDGSTASGSFVADVDTQEITQINISVTAGSAGGPITFRELCNEAPCQSSGIFVSRQPGSDMTGMSVMFLSLGAALPTNGGTVPVLASISTCQSLNCQTGSVRNGTGGTLMGAPYVAPAPSTATPVPTLNDWGILLLSALTIGAAGFFTRKRIPN comes from the coding sequence ATGATGAAGAAATGGTTTGGCACCGTCCTCGTGGCAGCATGCACCTTGGGCTTCTCGGCAATGGCTCAAGCTGCGCCATACAAATGGACCTTTACAGGCGTCACGTTTGATGATGGAAGCACGGCATCAGGCTCCTTCGTAGCCGATGTGGACACCCAAGAAATAACCCAGATCAACATATCAGTCACTGCAGGCAGTGCTGGCGGACCGATTACTTTTCGCGAGTTGTGCAATGAAGCGCCTTGCCAGTCAAGCGGGATCTTTGTAAGCCGACAGCCTGGCAGTGACATGACAGGCATGAGTGTTATGTTCCTCAGCTTGGGCGCAGCGCTGCCAACAAACGGTGGAACGGTGCCCGTGCTTGCAAGCATTAGTACATGTCAAAGCCTTAATTGTCAGACTGGCAGTGTTCGAAATGGCACTGGTGGAACGTTGATGGGAGCCCCCTATGTGGCCCCAGCTCCATCGACGGCTACTCCGGTGCCCACTCTTAACGACTGGGGTATTTTGCTTCTCTCTGCTTTGACAATTGGAGCCGCTGGGTTCTTCACCAGAAAACGCATTCCAAACTAG
- a CDS encoding YeaH/YhbH family protein, translated as MALQIIDRRLAGKNKSVGNRERFVRRYKEQIAEAVRRAVAKRDIRHIDQAENITIPKKDIREPSFHHGQGGVRDTVHPGNSEHVRGDRIARPQGGAGGQGSQASDSGEGEDDFTFTLSKEEFMEMFFEDLALPRLLRTHIGNTMQYKTRRAGYSHDGTPHNLAVVRTMRGALGRRIALTKAPHRELKELEELLASLLDQDDGTSEAVAELHQRIHALKARVERVAFLDPIDLRFRNRTKFPEPSSQAVMFCVMDVSGSMDQARKDLAKRFFILLYLFLTRHYEKIDIVFIRHHTQAAEVGEDEFFHSQESGGTVVSSALVLLDQIIRARYPAEDWNIYVAQASDGDNYGDDGVTCHNLLAEKILPLVRYFAYVQVVQEEQNLWEEYSTLAAQFQHFAMRKVSEPGDIYPVFRDLFKTEGVSV; from the coding sequence ATGGCATTGCAAATCATCGACCGCAGACTCGCAGGCAAGAACAAATCGGTAGGCAACCGCGAACGCTTCGTGCGCCGCTACAAGGAGCAGATCGCGGAGGCCGTGCGCCGCGCCGTGGCCAAGCGCGACATCCGCCATATCGATCAGGCGGAGAACATCACGATCCCCAAAAAGGACATTCGCGAGCCCAGCTTCCACCACGGTCAGGGCGGGGTGCGCGACACCGTGCATCCGGGTAACAGCGAGCATGTGCGCGGTGATCGCATCGCGCGTCCTCAGGGTGGCGCTGGTGGGCAGGGATCCCAGGCCAGCGACAGTGGCGAGGGCGAGGACGACTTCACCTTCACCCTGTCCAAAGAAGAGTTCATGGAAATGTTCTTTGAGGACCTGGCACTGCCGCGTTTGCTGCGAACGCACATCGGCAACACCATGCAGTACAAGACCCGCCGCGCCGGCTACAGCCACGATGGCACGCCGCACAATCTGGCGGTGGTGCGCACCATGCGCGGAGCCCTTGGCAGGCGCATCGCCCTGACCAAGGCGCCGCACCGCGAACTCAAAGAGCTCGAAGAGTTGCTGGCTTCGCTGCTCGATCAGGACGACGGCACCAGCGAGGCGGTGGCCGAGCTGCATCAGCGCATCCACGCACTCAAGGCACGTGTGGAACGCGTCGCCTTCCTCGATCCCATCGACCTGCGATTTCGCAACCGCACCAAGTTTCCCGAGCCCAGCAGCCAAGCCGTGATGTTTTGCGTGATGGACGTGTCTGGCTCGATGGATCAGGCCCGCAAAGATCTGGCCAAGCGCTTCTTCATCCTTCTTTACCTGTTTCTCACACGCCATTACGAGAAGATCGACATCGTCTTCATCCGACACCACACACAGGCTGCCGAGGTGGGCGAGGACGAGTTCTTTCACTCACAGGAAAGTGGCGGCACGGTGGTGAGCAGCGCACTTGTGCTGCTCGATCAAATCATCCGCGCGCGCTATCCGGCCGAGGATTGGAACATCTACGTGGCACAGGCCAGCGACGGCGACAACTACGGTGACGACGGCGTCACCTGCCACAACCTTCTGGCCGAGAAGATACTGCCGTTGGTGCGCTATTTCGCCTACGTGCAGGTCGTGCAGGAGGAGCAGAATCTGTGGGAGGAATACAGCACGCTCGCGGCCCAATTCCAGCACTTCGCCATGCGCAAGGTGTCCGAGCCCGGTGACATCTACCCCGTGTTTCGCGACCTGTTCAAGACAGAAGGGGTCTCGGTATGA
- a CDS encoding PrkA family serine protein kinase: MDVISNSAARYIRLREEEMSIDEYLALCQRDPLAYESAAQRMLGAIGEPEMVDTRHDQRLSRVFANKVIRRYPAFAEFYGMEDSIEQVVSFFRHASQGLEERKQILYLLGPVGGGKSSIAERLKYLMQKVPFYALKGSPVNESPLGLFDPVEDGPLLEEQFGIPRRCLQHVLSPWAVKRLEELGGDIRQFRVVKRYPSILRQVGIAKTEPGDENNQDISSLVGKVDIRKLENFAQDDTDAYSYSGGLCLANQGLLEFVEMFKAPIKVLHPLLTATQESNYKGTEGFGAIPFDGMVLAHSNESEWKAFRNNRNNEAFLDRIYIVKVPYCLRVSEEVKIYEKLLRESSLSQAICAPGTLKMMAQFAVLTRLKEAENSSIFSKMQVYDGQSLKDTDPRAKSYQEYRDYAGVDEGMSGISTRFAFKILSKVFNYDSTEVAANPVHLMYVLEQQIEREQFPAELETKYTGFIKEYLSPHYAEFIGKEIQTAYLESYSEYGQNIFDRYVTYADYWIQDSEYRDNDTGEVFDRNALNAELEKIEKPAGIANSKDFRNEIVNFVLRARANNQGKNPSWTSYEKLRLVIEKKMFSNTEELLPVISFNAKASAEDARKHEDFVTRMESKGYTPKQVRLLCEWYLRVRKSS, translated from the coding sequence ATGGACGTCATCAGCAACTCGGCTGCTCGATATATTCGCCTGCGCGAAGAAGAGATGTCAATCGATGAGTATCTCGCTCTGTGCCAGCGCGATCCTCTGGCCTACGAAAGTGCTGCGCAGCGCATGCTCGGAGCGATTGGCGAGCCCGAGATGGTGGATACGCGTCACGACCAACGCCTGTCGCGGGTATTCGCCAACAAAGTCATCCGCCGTTACCCTGCCTTTGCCGAGTTCTATGGCATGGAGGACTCCATCGAGCAGGTGGTGAGCTTTTTCCGCCACGCATCACAGGGCCTCGAGGAACGCAAGCAGATCCTCTATCTGCTGGGTCCCGTGGGCGGCGGCAAGAGCTCGATCGCCGAGCGGCTGAAGTATCTGATGCAGAAGGTGCCTTTCTATGCGCTCAAAGGCTCGCCGGTGAATGAGTCGCCGCTGGGCCTGTTCGATCCCGTGGAAGACGGGCCGCTGCTGGAGGAGCAGTTCGGCATTCCGCGGCGCTGTCTGCAGCATGTGCTCTCGCCTTGGGCCGTCAAGCGGCTGGAGGAGCTGGGCGGTGACATCCGCCAGTTCCGCGTCGTCAAACGCTACCCCAGCATCCTCAGGCAGGTCGGCATTGCCAAGACCGAGCCTGGCGATGAGAACAATCAGGACATCTCCAGCCTTGTCGGCAAGGTGGACATTCGCAAGCTCGAGAACTTCGCGCAGGACGACACGGATGCCTACAGCTACTCGGGTGGCCTGTGCCTGGCCAATCAGGGGCTGCTGGAGTTCGTGGAAATGTTCAAGGCCCCCATCAAGGTGCTGCATCCGCTGCTCACCGCCACGCAGGAGAGCAACTACAAGGGCACGGAGGGTTTTGGTGCGATTCCGTTCGATGGAATGGTGCTGGCGCACAGCAACGAGAGCGAGTGGAAGGCATTTCGCAACAACCGCAACAACGAGGCATTCCTGGATCGTATCTATATCGTCAAGGTGCCCTACTGCCTTCGCGTATCCGAGGAGGTGAAGATCTACGAGAAGCTGTTGCGCGAGTCGTCGCTGTCCCAGGCGATCTGCGCTCCGGGCACGCTGAAGATGATGGCCCAGTTTGCGGTGCTCACGCGGCTGAAGGAGGCTGAGAATTCGAGCATCTTCAGCAAGATGCAGGTCTACGATGGTCAGAGCTTGAAGGACACCGACCCCCGTGCCAAGAGTTATCAGGAGTACCGCGACTATGCGGGTGTAGACGAGGGCATGTCGGGCATCTCCACGCGCTTTGCGTTCAAGATCCTGTCGAAGGTGTTCAACTATGACAGCACCGAAGTGGCAGCCAATCCGGTGCATCTGATGTATGTGCTGGAGCAGCAGATCGAGCGCGAGCAGTTCCCGGCCGAGCTGGAGACCAAGTACACGGGCTTCATCAAGGAGTACCTGTCGCCGCACTATGCCGAGTTCATCGGCAAGGAGATCCAGACTGCCTATCTGGAGAGCTACAGCGAATACGGCCAGAATATCTTCGACCGTTATGTCACCTACGCGGACTACTGGATTCAGGACAGCGAGTACCGCGACAACGACACCGGCGAAGTATTTGACCGCAACGCGCTCAATGCCGAGCTTGAGAAGATCGAGAAGCCCGCAGGCATCGCCAACTCCAAGGATTTCCGCAACGAGATCGTCAATTTCGTGCTGCGCGCGCGGGCCAACAATCAAGGCAAAAACCCGAGCTGGACGAGCTACGAGAAACTGCGGCTGGTGATCGAGAAGAAGATGTTCTCCAACACCGAGGAGCTGCTGCCCGTGATCAGCTTCAATGCCAAGGCCAGCGCCGAAGATGCGCGCAAGCACGAGGACTTCGTCACCCGCATGGAATCCAAGGGCTACACGCCCAAGCAGGTGCGCCTGCTGTGCGAGTGGTATCTGCGTGTGCGCAAGAGCAGTTGA
- the cysC gene encoding adenylyl-sulfate kinase — MDNSTASSHRPTNSSAKPAERNVIAVSHTVSVAERATRYGHVGAVIWLTGLSASGKSTMAMALERALFARSWSTYVLDGDNLRHGLNADLGFSPKDRSENVRRIGRVAALFADAGQICISACISPFQEDRAAARTAAQPHRFIEIHVSADLNTCEGRDPKGLYRKARSGSLPGFTGIDSPYEVPHQPDLVLNTQANDIATCLRTLETLVVAQCQVR; from the coding sequence ATGGACAACTCCACTGCCTCATCACACCGTCCCACGAACTCGTCTGCAAAGCCCGCTGAGCGCAACGTCATCGCGGTTTCTCATACCGTCAGTGTCGCAGAACGCGCCACGCGTTACGGACATGTGGGGGCGGTGATCTGGCTCACTGGGTTGTCGGCTTCAGGCAAGTCCACCATGGCGATGGCGCTGGAACGCGCGTTGTTTGCGCGCAGCTGGTCGACCTATGTGCTGGATGGAGACAACCTGCGCCACGGGCTGAACGCCGATCTGGGATTCAGCCCCAAGGATCGCAGCGAAAACGTGCGACGCATTGGCCGAGTGGCTGCGCTGTTTGCCGACGCTGGGCAGATCTGCATCAGCGCCTGCATCTCCCCGTTTCAGGAAGACCGCGCGGCAGCCCGCACCGCCGCACAACCACACCGCTTCATCGAGATCCATGTCAGCGCCGACCTGAACACCTGCGAAGGCCGCGACCCCAAGGGTCTATACCGCAAGGCGCGCAGTGGCTCCCTCCCAGGTTTCACAGGCATCGACAGCCCCTACGAGGTGCCGCACCAGCCCGACTTGGTGCTGAACACGCAGGCGAATGACATCGCTACGTGTCTGCGTACTCTTGAAACGCTGGTCGTGGCGCAGTGTCAGGTCAGGTGA